ATTGTTTTAGATAGCTCTTATACTATCAAACAATTGTAAGCTTTTTTTTGAGAATTATTAAGAAACGCACTTGGTCAGCTCCTTGTgatcttattaattctttgaaaTAATACAAGATAAATGAGAGTAGGCTATTTCCATGATCACGTGGTCGACCTTTATAAATCATGTattcttatttgcttaattatattatttattatccaTTATCTCCTTGCATTGATTGACTCGGTGTTGTTGGCTAAtttaaaaatacttaaaaacttaataaattaataattaaaaagtcaagaactaatttttttttacttataacTATGGTAAAATAACTCTATTAATATTTTGTAGAGTTATCATTAATTTTTGGAGCTCAAATCGTGTTCGTTGGATTGTTTTTAAGCTTTTTGTAGTATAAATTTGCACTTCACTTGGGGAAGAATTTTTGACTTGATATATTTAGAAATGCATTATTAGTATGCGATATGTTTAGAAAGAACTTGAAAATAGCTTTCAAACATAACTCGATTAACACCAATCAAATAAATATTGAGTGTGTTACGACTGTTTTACTAAAGGTTGTTTAGTAACAGGTACCCAAGTTGACATCCatcgcccaagttgacatccaGTCCCGAGGTTGACATTTCGACGTCAACCTGGATGATGTATGAATGAGAAAATATGTcaaacttgtatttttttttatgcctAAGTGATATTATAACATCACTTAGTCAATTTCTTAGTTTTTGTGAAGTTGTTCACTAACTCTTCGAGATGTTGCTTTTTGTGAAACGGGCAAACTCAAAACTTCACGATTTGCGACTGGTTTGCCAATATTTCGCTTTGCCGAAAAGGTGAAATATCAAAGTGTGAATTTGACTTGTCACAAGTCGTAGCTCTCGTTTACTACAAAAAATAGTTAGATGCTCGAGGAAAAACTAGAATTAGATAAGCAGAACCCAGTGCACCAGGTCACATGTCAACCAGGGCGATGAGTGCTCTTTGATGAGCTTCTTGGAACTCGTTTTGGTACTTCTATGGCATTCGAGATTGCGAATGAGATCTCCTACCCTATTTTAGACCAAGATAAGAAGAATGTCTGGAGCAAAATTTATGTTTGAGGAGCGAAATCATACGAACCAGGTtgaatgtcaacctgggcataGAGCCCAGCAccaatgtcaacctgggcattgGGTCCCTGTTTTGGCCCCCAAATGGTCTCGTTTGCTCCCTGACAACACTTATATCTTTCTAATTGATGAAAACGGAGAAAATTCCTAGGAGACTTCCTAAGAAAAATGCTTGGAACTAGCCCAGGTTGACAAAGTGTCAACCTCAGCACTGAGTCCATGTTCTAGCTCCCAGATGGCTCTGTTTCTTTCCCAAAAGCACCCATATCTTAATTGGTGATGAAAACAGAGAATATGCTTAAGACTTCGTCAAAATCGTCATTGGAAATGGCCAAGGTTGACAatgtgtcaacctgggcgcaagTGACCAGGCTTAGTGTCAACCTTGGCATTGGGTCACCTGTTTGGCCTCCAAGTTGATCCTTTTCTTTCCTGAAAGCACCCTTTCCTCATTTTGGATGAAGGCGAAAGGAATGCCCGAGAAACatctttagatttttttttggaagaacCCTAGGTTGACTTTTAGTCAACCTTGGCACTGGGTGCACAACCAGGTTGGCTTGGGCATCAGCTGCCTAGGTGTCTCAAATGGGAAGTGTTCCGATTATGACTTGGGTGCCTCTAGCATGTTGTGACAGGTCTTATTCATGTTCAAGTGCAAGGTTTTAGCAATCTTCACTAAGACAGGCTTTAAAACTGAAACTCTAGCCCAAGATGTCAACCTAGGTACTGGGTGAAACCCTAGGAGCTCGGGTTAGCTTCTAGGATGCCAATTCGACATTTTTCAATTCTCAGGCTTCAGATTTGGAGTCTTCTTGACTAGTTGGTTCAGACTACTAAAAGATGGTGATTTAGAAACAACTTGACAAAATCCAAATATAGAGTTGACTGTTATGACGCGGGGCATTTAACTCCATCAATATTTTCCTTCTCACCAACTTATCAAATATTGATGTTTATGTAATCAAGGTGAGTTTCCAAGTAAATAACTACAGGCAAACtctcttattaattaattaatgatactTTACACATTCTTTTTCTTCttgaaattttttctcattTAATTTCAGTTTTAATTTGGacgtttttcttttaaaaataataataataataataataataataataataataataataataaaatctgtATCTATATGAAGAGTTTTTATCGCTGTGGACTGGCTATAGTACAAATTTGGCACCACGAACTTCAAGATCATGGCGTTcatttcatcatcatcttccttCCCCATTTCACCTGCCACCTTCCATGCCCAACCTTACTCTGATCCTCCATACAAGCTTCTGCAAAAGCATTCATCTCTGACCCTCCTCTCTCGATGCAACAACATCCACACTCTCAAACAAGTTCACGCCCACATCATCAAGACTGGTCTCCACAATACCCATTTCGCCCTGAGCAAGCTCATTGAGTTTTGCGCAGTTTCTCCCTCTGGAGATCTCTCTTATGCTATCTCTATACTCGAAACTATTCAAGACCCCAACCAGTTCATGTGGAACACCATCATTCGTGGCCTTTCATTGAGCTCTGACCCTGCTCTGGCAATCGTTTTCTACAATCGAATGATTCTTTCTGGAATTGAGCCGAATTCTTATACTTTCCCGATTCTTTTGAAGACTTGTGCGAAAATGGCGGTTACCCATGTAGGGAAACAACTCCACGGACAAATTTTGAAGCTTGGGCTTGGTTCTGATGTTTTTGTGAACTCTTCTCTTATCAATATGTATGCTCAATGTAGTGAGTTAGATAATGCACGTTTAGTGTTTGATAAAAGTGTCGTTCGAAATGAGGTTTCATTTACGGCCTTAATAACTGGTTATGCTTCAAGAGGTCGCATGGCGGAGGCTCGATGCCTTTTTGACAAAATACCCATTAGAGATGCGGTGTCTTGGAATGCTATGATTTCGGGTTATGGTCATAGTGGCCGGTTTGGAGAAGCCTTGTTATTTTTTAAGGAGATGCTGAAAGCAAATGTGAAGCCAAATGAGAGTACTATTGTCACTGTGCTTTCTTCTTGTGCTCAGTCAGGGTCTCTTGAATTAGGGAATTGGGTTCGGTCTTGGGTTGAGGACCATGACCTTGGTTCAAATCTTCGGGTTGTTAATGCACTAATTGATATGTACTCAAAGTGTGGGAATCTAGATAAGGCTAGAGATTTATTCAATGGTCTAAATCAAAAGAATGTTGTATCATGGAATGCCATGATAGGTGGATATACTCAGATGAGCAACTATAAAGAAGCACTGTCTCTCTTTCGTGTCATGCTTAGATCAGATATAGAGCCTAACGATGTCACATTATTATGCGTTCTTCCTGCATGTGCACACTTGGGTGCACTTGACCTTGGTAAATGGATTCATTCTTATATAGACAAAAACTTCTTGACTTATACAAATAAATCCCTTTGTACAAGCCTCATTGACATGTATGCCAAATGTGGAAATATTAAGGCAGCACAACAAGTCTTTGATGGTATGGAAGTTAGAAGCCTGGCTTCTTGGAATGCAATGATATCTGGGTTAGCAATACACGGTCATGCAAGTATGGCGTTTGAGCTTTTTTCGAAAATGGTGGACTTGGGATTCATGCCGGATGATATAACATTTGTTGGTGTTTTATCTGCTTGCAACCATGCTGGTCTTGTAGACCTTGGACGTCACTATTTCAGTTCAATGATTCAAGATTACAACATTTCACCTAAACTGCAACACTATGGAATTATGATAGATCTTCTTGGCCAAGCCAAGTTGTTTGATGAAGCTGAGTCTCTGATAAAAAATATGGAGATGAAGCCGGATGGTGCTATTTGGGGTTCTCTACTTGGAGCTTGCAAAGTCCATAATCGCGTAGAATTGGGCGAATATGTTGCCCAACACCTCTTTGAATTAGAACCTGAAAATCCTGGCGCTTATGTGCTGTTATCGAACATATATGCAGCAGCTGGTAGGTGGGATGATGTAGCAAAGATAAGGACTAGACTACATGATAAAGGGTTGAAGAAAGTTCCAGGTTGTACCTCAATTGAGGTGGACAATGTTGTTCATGAGTTCCTTGTAGGGGACAAAGTACATCCTTTAAgcaaagatatttataaaatgttgAATGAAGTAGATAGGCTTTTGGACATGTCTGGCTTTAAGCCAGATACATCTGAGGTTCTCTCTGATATGGATGATGATTTGAAAGAAGGAGCTTTGAGCCATCACAGTGAAAAGTTGGCCATCGCTTTTGGTTTAATTAGTACAAAACCAGGGACAACTATTAGAATTGTTAAGAATCTTCGTGTATGTGGAAATTGTCATTCTGCTACAAAGCTAATATCCAAGATCTTCAAGAGGGAAATTATAGCCAGAGATCGAAATCGTTTCCACCACTTTAAAGATGGTTCTTGCTCATGTAACGACTATTGGTGAAACCGAAAACTTTGAAAAGGGTAATATTTGGATATGTAAGCACACACACACTAATACGAATGTATATAATGTTCTAAAGCTGTTTCTTCATAGAAATATAAATtgaaaacataaatatataaatgtatgcATCTTCATTGCTGGTACATATTGAGCTGAGGTTCAACTAAGGTAGAGTGGTAGAGCATACAAATCTCTCTTGGTCTAAGAAAAGCACcctatctttttatttatttatcgaGATGGGATTACATAATTAAAATGTTTCCTTAGATCACTGATTTTCGCTCAAGTACAATTGGATATTAAAATCCGTTGTGACAGTATTTTGAGTCTATGCTTCTATGTTTGAGGCTTGCTTGAAGGAGTTCTTTCTTGCTGTAGCCAGGACAGTCTTGTCAGCAACTATGAAATATGCCGCCCCAGCCGCTGCCATCAGATTAAAATCTCTTTAATAAACCAAATACTTGACATACAAAAAGAAATACTTATTTAGTATGATGAAGATGGTAACCTGTGGAGATAATGAGGGCCTGAGCAGTGGGGTTGAGATGGGCTTTTGCCCAAGGCAGCATCCTCGCACTAGCAAGCTGCAAGTTAAGAAGCATATTGTAAGTCAATCTTATAGTAAAATTCCCTTTTAAATTGCtacccccccaaaaaaaaagttcctttaaataatatttggtGCCATCTGAGAATTCgtcttctttttcaatttttattttgttatatatatttaaatttgtatGCATGAGCTAGTATAGATTTTCAAAAGATGTAGGGACTTACAGTTGGAATGGCAGTAACAATACTAGCAACAATAGCTGCCTTAGCTCCTGCTTTCACACCTTCTGTTATtgtgttaaaaagaaaaaagaaattagaGGGGATGGTAAAAGGTAAAACATCATAACATGTTATCACAATGATTCTTCAATATTGCTCTGAGTCATTGTTCATtgaagaaaataattattttcattcaTAATAACCTTGTAATGATTTTTTATGACGACTTCCAAGTTCTCATCACACATATCTAAAACAAAAACCATTTTTAGTATGGGCCTTCACTATAACGTACTTTTCTcaactttttatcccaaaataCAAAAATCTTTATAATTTCACTTGGTGGTTGGGGCCATCAACCACCAAATCTTAATGAAATAATTGTAACACATGGTATCTATCTCATAGATTTTGGATTTAACCGATGCAAGAAATATCTTTAGGTAACCATGATGATACTTGATATCATGAAGAGCCACATGATACTAATACAACTTTTAGCCCAAACTCAAAACcataattgaaaagaaaaaagagaaagtaCCAAAAACATAGAATGTgtgtttttgtataatttttttttttttttaaaaaaaaaaaagcaacaaAATAACATACCATGAGAACAATGTTTAGCCATGGCCAACCTTTGGTCAAGAGCAGACTGAGCGACATTGTTTGCCATTTTAGAAGTACAATTATGAGGGGAAGAGATTGTTGCAAATGAAGTAAACTGAAAATAGCTCTAAATGGCTAATATATATTGGTTTGTTAAGCTTTGAATGAATTGAAGTTGTGAGATTTGGACAAATATTTATAAGCATTTTTGAGTGAGAAATAGTTGGTGGGGGGTAGGACTTAGGAGTTGatggtttttcttttaattctaAGGTCTATAGGTACCTGTTTTCATCAAAGCAGGTGATATGGTCGGTTTACTGTTGGAGTGTTCAGGTTTCGTTCCCTAAAtgtccctgacctttgcatgtGAGATGTGAAGTTTTATGAAGGGTCTCATGGTAATTTAATTTTACAGATGTTGGTATTTGGTCACATTATCCACTTATGTTTCTTTACTGACACAAAAGAATCTTTAAACTAACAGAGTTACTTTACTAAAATGTGAGTTAATATTACACTAATAAGTACCTTTTTTGAAAAACTCTTCTCTTTGTTATGGAGATTAGCAAAATCCACCGGTTTAGGAGAAAGATGCCCAAATACCATGGGTAGccctttaagttttttttttttttttttttataatgagATAGCCCTATTTAAGTTGAAGCCCCATTTAGTTGCATTAACCTGAACTGTGTGATTCATGAGATGAGGCACGTGTCCCGATTTGAAGGAAGCAGATCTGTCTTTATTCGAATA
This Cannabis sativa cultivar Pink pepper isolate KNU-18-1 chromosome 6, ASM2916894v1, whole genome shotgun sequence DNA region includes the following protein-coding sequences:
- the LOC133038811 gene encoding pentatricopeptide repeat-containing protein At1g08070, chloroplastic, producing the protein MAFISSSSSFPISPATFHAQPYSDPPYKLLQKHSSLTLLSRCNNIHTLKQVHAHIIKTGLHNTHFALSKLIEFCAVSPSGDLSYAISILETIQDPNQFMWNTIIRGLSLSSDPALAIVFYNRMILSGIEPNSYTFPILLKTCAKMAVTHVGKQLHGQILKLGLGSDVFVNSSLINMYAQCSELDNARLVFDKSVVRNEVSFTALITGYASRGRMAEARCLFDKIPIRDAVSWNAMISGYGHSGRFGEALLFFKEMLKANVKPNESTIVTVLSSCAQSGSLELGNWVRSWVEDHDLGSNLRVVNALIDMYSKCGNLDKARDLFNGLNQKNVVSWNAMIGGYTQMSNYKEALSLFRVMLRSDIEPNDVTLLCVLPACAHLGALDLGKWIHSYIDKNFLTYTNKSLCTSLIDMYAKCGNIKAAQQVFDGMEVRSLASWNAMISGLAIHGHASMAFELFSKMVDLGFMPDDITFVGVLSACNHAGLVDLGRHYFSSMIQDYNISPKLQHYGIMIDLLGQAKLFDEAESLIKNMEMKPDGAIWGSLLGACKVHNRVELGEYVAQHLFELEPENPGAYVLLSNIYAAAGRWDDVAKIRTRLHDKGLKKVPGCTSIEVDNVVHEFLVGDKVHPLSKDIYKMLNEVDRLLDMSGFKPDTSEVLSDMDDDLKEGALSHHSEKLAIAFGLISTKPGTTIRIVKNLRVCGNCHSATKLISKIFKREIIARDRNRFHHFKDGSCSCNDYW
- the LOC133038812 gene encoding early nodulin-93-like → MANNVAQSALDQRLAMAKHCSHEGVKAGAKAAIVASIVTAIPTLASARMLPWAKAHLNPTAQALIISTAAGAAYFIVADKTVLATARKNSFKQASNIEA